In Pseudomonas fluorescens NCIMB 11764, a single window of DNA contains:
- a CDS encoding DUF2339 domain-containing protein → MQWMFMLIGLVLGWILDESFSDALLGALLGLGIGQAVRIGRLGTQAAEQRLLLEQAQVALHAVQQRLALLEVSGVKTPEASEPVAEEPVASDPGPSPVFILEEIPVSAPEMVWELPPEFEPITATATQASRPLPDDVWKAEPVAREPQQPVAPRGPNFFERAISGARNWLFGGNTVLRVGVVLLFLGLAFLLRYATEGMVVPIELRYAGVAVAALGLLGLGWWLRHRNNHYALMLQGTGIAVLYLTVFAAMRLHPLLDPTAALGLLVAVTVFSAILAITQDSLALACAAALGGFAAPILTSTGAGNHIALFSYFALLNAGILAIAWFKAWRLLNLIGFVGTFGIGFAWGLRSYTPELLWSTEPFLILFFLMYLAIGLLFTRRKLLEMSDAPEDDSREALLRWSAHKGDYVDGTMLFGPPLVGFGLQFALVQHLEFAAAFSALALGMIYMGLARLLMGGRALLLAETCLALGVIFASLAIPLGLDARWTSAAWAVEGAGIFWLGLRQQRPLARAFALLLQLGSALAFLSELRIGESSLLDGAPLGALMLGVALLFSFYQLRNALPEQTSEWERKSLPVLACLGLTFLYLLAPLFFFTHGTAISWALAGLATLFVGLRLQSRTFLFTAFAVQLLGGALFLLRLQGASGESGAVFSAGWSGLLSASLIGLALIAGMLLAARDDMVRSDVRLLRGLSVVLLAGLVLINLAVLFVLPWQTASAVWAASGLFIIWLSLYLKQRVSFVFGLLLQVIGGAAFLFAGPDLLGPLASEGLKPLAHSGFWTPLVLGLAALVGAWRLQLGNHASAFDALDLQRLSEVLLVWGAGWWALAWISDVLRFAPVNLQATLLLTVAAVSVAVWAVLALRLKWPSLGLFCTLLIPAAGVVLLAAWHSRYHPAADFGWLAWAAVFVVHFISLRRLAPMLPARALSTAHVLGCWLLIGVLALELRYGLLLLSEQYNAWRWLGWAILPSLYLVLMAAPRNGPWPVSAYAREYRLYAAAPLAVLMLGWFWLANIVSDGTAEPLPYVPLINPLELGLLFALFGVYVWARSAVTRLAIGKDTFDHATQLIAGVSLFAFFTALVNRTAHHWGGVPFELDLLLASMQVQAGLSIVWTLMALSLMIGGHLRHRREVWLIGAALIGVVVAKLFFVELSNRGGLARIVSFIGVGVLLLVVGYFAPLPPKRADAAPEPENPAPQTEGVSS, encoded by the coding sequence ATGCAATGGATGTTCATGCTGATTGGGCTGGTGCTGGGCTGGATACTCGACGAGTCGTTCAGCGACGCGCTGTTGGGCGCGTTGCTCGGGTTGGGGATCGGCCAAGCCGTTCGCATCGGTCGTTTGGGCACACAAGCGGCGGAACAGCGCCTTCTGCTGGAACAGGCGCAAGTAGCGCTGCATGCGGTCCAGCAGCGCCTGGCCTTGCTGGAGGTGTCTGGCGTCAAGACACCCGAAGCCAGCGAGCCGGTTGCCGAGGAACCGGTTGCCAGCGACCCCGGCCCCTCCCCTGTATTCATTCTCGAAGAAATCCCGGTCTCGGCTCCGGAGATGGTCTGGGAGCTTCCCCCCGAATTCGAACCGATCACCGCGACGGCGACGCAAGCCAGTCGTCCCTTGCCCGACGATGTCTGGAAAGCCGAGCCAGTCGCCCGTGAGCCGCAGCAACCCGTAGCTCCGCGCGGCCCAAATTTCTTCGAACGGGCCATCAGCGGCGCACGCAACTGGCTGTTCGGAGGCAACACCGTGCTGCGGGTCGGCGTGGTGCTGTTGTTCCTCGGTCTGGCGTTTCTGCTGCGTTATGCCACCGAAGGCATGGTGGTGCCGATTGAGCTGCGTTACGCCGGTGTGGCAGTGGCGGCGTTGGGCCTGCTCGGTCTGGGCTGGTGGCTGCGTCATCGCAACAATCACTATGCGTTGATGCTGCAAGGCACCGGGATTGCCGTGTTGTACCTGACGGTGTTTGCGGCCATGCGTTTGCATCCATTGCTCGATCCGACGGCGGCGCTTGGGCTGCTGGTGGCGGTAACGGTGTTCTCGGCCATTCTGGCCATCACTCAGGACTCGCTGGCATTGGCCTGCGCCGCAGCGCTGGGTGGTTTCGCCGCGCCGATCCTGACGTCTACCGGCGCCGGCAACCACATCGCGCTGTTCAGCTACTTCGCCTTGCTCAATGCCGGCATCCTTGCCATCGCCTGGTTCAAGGCCTGGCGGCTGCTCAACCTGATCGGCTTCGTCGGCACCTTCGGCATCGGTTTCGCCTGGGGCCTGCGCTCCTACACGCCGGAATTGCTGTGGAGCACCGAACCGTTTCTGATTCTGTTTTTCCTGATGTACCTGGCCATCGGCCTGCTGTTCACACGGCGCAAGTTGCTGGAAATGAGCGACGCGCCCGAGGACGACAGCCGTGAGGCACTGCTGCGCTGGTCGGCGCATAAAGGTGATTACGTCGACGGCACAATGCTGTTCGGCCCGCCCCTGGTGGGTTTCGGCTTGCAGTTCGCGCTGGTGCAGCACCTGGAATTCGCCGCCGCTTTCAGCGCCCTCGCGCTGGGCATGATCTACATGGGACTTGCGCGTCTGCTGATGGGCGGACGGGCGCTGCTGCTGGCGGAAACCTGTCTGGCGCTGGGCGTGATCTTCGCCAGCCTGGCGATTCCATTGGGCCTCGATGCGCGTTGGACCTCCGCCGCCTGGGCCGTTGAAGGCGCCGGGATTTTCTGGCTCGGCCTGCGCCAGCAACGACCACTGGCCCGTGCATTTGCCTTGCTGCTGCAACTGGGGTCGGCGCTGGCGTTTCTCAGCGAGTTGCGGATCGGCGAAAGCAGCCTGCTCGACGGCGCGCCGCTGGGCGCGTTGATGCTCGGTGTGGCGTTGCTGTTCAGCTTCTACCAATTGCGCAACGCCTTGCCCGAGCAAACGTCGGAGTGGGAGCGCAAAAGCCTGCCGGTACTGGCGTGCCTCGGCCTGACCTTTCTCTATCTGCTGGCGCCGCTGTTTTTCTTCACCCACGGTACGGCGATCAGTTGGGCGCTGGCCGGTCTGGCGACATTGTTTGTCGGCCTGCGCCTGCAATCGCGCACCTTCCTGTTTACCGCGTTTGCCGTGCAGTTGCTGGGTGGCGCGTTGTTCCTGTTGCGACTGCAAGGCGCAAGCGGTGAGTCCGGCGCGGTGTTCAGTGCAGGCTGGAGCGGCTTGCTCAGCGCGTCCCTGATCGGTCTGGCGTTGATCGCCGGCATGCTGCTGGCAGCGCGAGACGACATGGTGCGTAGCGACGTTCGGCTGTTGCGCGGTTTGTCAGTGGTGTTGCTGGCCGGTCTGGTGCTGATCAATCTGGCAGTGCTGTTCGTGCTGCCATGGCAAACCGCGAGCGCGGTGTGGGCGGCCAGTGGTTTGTTTATCATCTGGCTGAGCCTGTATCTGAAGCAACGCGTAAGTTTTGTCTTCGGCCTGCTGCTGCAGGTGATTGGCGGCGCGGCGTTTCTGTTCGCTGGGCCGGATCTGCTCGGGCCGCTGGCCAGCGAAGGATTGAAACCGCTGGCGCACAGCGGTTTCTGGACGCCGCTGGTGTTGGGATTGGCCGCATTGGTTGGCGCCTGGCGCTTGCAGCTCGGCAACCATGCTTCGGCGTTTGACGCGTTGGATTTGCAGCGCTTGTCCGAAGTGCTGCTGGTGTGGGGCGCGGGATGGTGGGCGCTGGCATGGATCAGTGATGTGCTGCGGTTTGCGCCGGTGAATCTTCAAGCGACGTTGCTGCTGACGGTCGCTGCGGTGAGTGTGGCGGTGTGGGCCGTGTTGGCGTTGCGCCTGAAATGGCCGTCGCTGGGCTTGTTCTGCACCTTGCTGATACCGGCCGCGGGTGTGGTGTTGCTCGCCGCTTGGCACTCGCGTTATCACCCGGCGGCGGATTTCGGTTGGCTGGCCTGGGCGGCGGTGTTTGTCGTGCATTTCATCTCGCTGCGGCGTCTGGCACCGATGCTGCCGGCGCGTGCCTTGAGCACTGCTCATGTGCTCGGCTGCTGGCTGTTGATCGGGGTGCTGGCGCTGGAATTGCGCTACGGCCTGCTGTTGTTGTCCGAGCAGTACAACGCCTGGCGCTGGTTGGGTTGGGCGATACTGCCGAGCCTGTATCTGGTGCTGATGGCTGCGCCACGCAACGGGCCTTGGCCAGTGTCGGCTTACGCGCGTGAATACCGCTTGTACGCGGCAGCACCTCTGGCGGTGCTGATGCTCGGCTGGTTCTGGCTGGCGAACATCGTCAGCGACGGTACGGCCGAACCGTTGCCTTACGTACCGCTGATCAATCCGCTGGAATTGGGCCTGCTGTTTGCGCTGTTCGGGGTTTATGTCTGGGCGCGCAGCGCGGTGACGCGACTGGCGATCGGCAAGGACACCTTCGATCACGCCACGCAACTGATCGCCGGCGTTTCACTGTTTGCGTTCTTCACCGCGCTGGTGAACCGCACGGCTCATCACTGGGGCGGCGTCCCGTTCGAGCTGGATCTGCTGCTCGCGTCCATGCAGGTGCAGGCCGGTCTGTCGATCGTCTGGACCTTGATGGCCCTGAGTCTGATGATCGGCGGCCATCTACGGCATCGTCGTGAAGTCTGGCTGATTGGCGCGGCCTTGATCGGCGTCGTGGTCGCGAAACTGTTCTTTGTCGAATTGAGTAACCGTGGCGGGCTGGCGCGGATCGTCTCGTTTATCGGTGTGGGTGTGTTGCTGTTGGTGGTGGGCTATTTCGCTCCGTTGCCACCCAAGCGTGCCGACGCCGCGCCGGAACCTGAAAACCCGGCCCCGCAAACCGAAGGAGTGTCATCTTGA
- a CDS encoding DUF3999 domain-containing protein: MSSKLNLVWLGVVAMGMALSAGAQEKPVDFATQVPLTVSGEGPWYRLELPLAVQLNARQTDLSDVRVFNAAGEAQAYALARETAKTSENRTLTDVKWFPLYNSADDTERAPSVRVQSSANGTLVEVQPSSQLEVGEEVLRGWLLDASGIKAPLQQLILDWTSERDGFQRFSIEASDDLQHWQSWGDGQVARLTFADERVEQHEVGLPGQSARYLRLLWSTPQSAPTLTSAQLESASTRSLPLPLVWSQALAGSSVKAGEYTWQLPMGLNVERLQVELSQPNSLAPVTLSGRRDSSLPWQPLSSGLLYRLTQSGQDVVQNELQLSGQTVQQLKLTVDERGGGLGAEAPTVKFAVRSTQLVFLARGAGPYTLALGSATVKAANLPLSTLIPDYSAAKWAALGRATVDSGAVATPTSTATSTSQVGTHWKKFGLWGVLLLSVLFLAAMAFSLLRKPPVKP, from the coding sequence TTGAGTTCGAAGCTGAACCTGGTCTGGTTGGGCGTTGTTGCCATGGGTATGGCGCTGTCGGCCGGCGCGCAGGAAAAACCGGTGGATTTCGCCACGCAAGTGCCGTTGACCGTGAGTGGCGAGGGGCCGTGGTATCGCCTCGAATTACCCTTGGCCGTGCAATTGAACGCGCGGCAGACAGACCTGAGCGACGTGCGCGTGTTCAACGCGGCAGGCGAAGCCCAGGCCTATGCCTTGGCGCGGGAAACCGCGAAAACCAGCGAAAACCGTACCCTGACCGATGTGAAGTGGTTCCCGCTGTACAACTCCGCGGACGACACCGAGCGTGCGCCGAGTGTGCGGGTGCAATCGAGCGCCAATGGCACGCTGGTCGAAGTGCAGCCGTCGAGTCAGCTGGAGGTGGGCGAAGAAGTGCTGCGTGGCTGGTTGCTCGACGCCAGCGGCATCAAGGCACCGCTGCAGCAGTTGATCCTCGACTGGACCAGCGAGCGCGACGGCTTCCAGCGTTTCAGTATCGAAGCCAGCGACGACTTGCAGCATTGGCAGTCGTGGGGTGACGGGCAGGTGGCGCGGCTGACGTTTGCCGACGAGCGGGTCGAGCAGCATGAAGTCGGTTTGCCGGGTCAATCAGCGCGCTACCTGCGTTTGTTGTGGAGCACGCCGCAGTCGGCGCCGACGCTGACGTCGGCGCAACTGGAAAGCGCCAGCACCCGCAGCCTGCCGCTGCCGTTGGTCTGGTCGCAAGCGTTGGCCGGCAGCAGCGTGAAGGCCGGGGAATACACCTGGCAATTGCCGATGGGGCTGAATGTCGAGCGCTTGCAGGTCGAGTTGAGTCAGCCGAACAGCCTGGCGCCGGTGACCTTGTCCGGTCGTCGGGACAGCAGTCTGCCGTGGCAGCCGTTGAGCAGCGGTTTGCTTTATCGCCTGACCCAGAGTGGCCAGGACGTGGTGCAGAACGAGTTGCAGCTGTCGGGGCAAACGGTGCAGCAGTTGAAGCTGACGGTGGACGAGCGGGGCGGTGGCTTGGGTGCCGAAGCGCCAACGGTGAAGTTCGCCGTGCGCTCGACGCAATTGGTGTTCCTGGCGCGCGGTGCCGGGCCTTATACGCTGGCGCTGGGCAGCGCGACGGTGAAGGCGGCGAACCTGCCGTTGTCGACGCTGATTCCGGATTACAGCGCGGCCAAGTGGGCGGCGTTGGGCAGGGCGACAGTGGATAGCGGGGCGGTGGCGACACCGACATCGACAGCCACCTCGACTTCGCAGGTTGGGACCCACTGGAAGAAGTTCGGGTTGTGGGGGGTGTTGCTGCTGAGCGTTCTGTTCTTGGCGGCGATGGCGTTCAGCTTGTTGCGCAAACCCCCGGTCAAACCTTGA
- a CDS encoding class 1 fructose-bisphosphatase gives MSRVTLSRYLIEQTRSNNTPADLRFLIEVVARACKEISHAVSKGALGGVLGSMGTENVQGEVQKKLDVMSNDILLEANEWGGHLAGMASEEMDNAYQIPGKYPKGAYLLVFDPLDGSSNIDINAPVGTIFSVLRCPNEYLTQNEPLNEKAFLQPGTQQVAAGYAIYGPQTMLVLTLGNGVKGFTLDREMGSFVLTHEDITIPESTQEFAINASNQRHWEAPVQRYVGELLAGDEGPLKKNYNMRWVAAMVADVHRILTRGGLFMYPRDSREPSKPGKLRLMYEANPMSFLVEQAGGASTDGHQRILDILPDGLHQRVAVFLGSKEEVARITAYHKE, from the coding sequence ATGTCCCGCGTTACCCTGAGTCGCTATTTGATTGAGCAGACCCGTAGCAACAACACCCCTGCCGATCTGCGTTTCCTGATCGAAGTGGTGGCGCGCGCCTGTAAAGAAATCAGCCACGCCGTCTCCAAAGGCGCCCTGGGTGGTGTTCTGGGCAGCATGGGCACCGAAAACGTCCAAGGTGAAGTGCAGAAGAAGCTTGATGTGATGTCCAACGACATCCTGCTCGAAGCCAACGAATGGGGCGGTCACCTGGCCGGCATGGCATCCGAAGAAATGGACAATGCCTACCAGATCCCGGGCAAATACCCGAAAGGCGCCTACCTGCTGGTGTTTGACCCGCTGGACGGTTCGTCGAACATCGACATCAACGCGCCGGTCGGTACGATCTTCTCGGTGCTGCGTTGCCCGAACGAATACCTGACCCAGAACGAGCCTTTGAACGAAAAGGCCTTCCTGCAGCCAGGCACTCAGCAGGTTGCCGCCGGTTACGCGATTTACGGTCCACAGACCATGCTGGTTCTGACCCTGGGCAATGGCGTCAAAGGCTTCACCCTGGATCGTGAAATGGGCAGCTTCGTACTGACCCATGAAGACATCACGATCCCGGAGTCCACCCAGGAGTTCGCGATCAATGCGTCCAACCAGCGTCACTGGGAAGCGCCGGTACAACGTTACGTCGGTGAATTGCTGGCTGGCGACGAAGGCCCGCTGAAAAAGAACTACAACATGCGCTGGGTCGCCGCGATGGTTGCCGACGTGCACCGCATCCTGACTCGTGGCGGCCTGTTCATGTACCCACGCGACAGCCGCGAGCCGTCGAAGCCGGGCAAACTGCGCCTGATGTACGAAGCCAACCCGATGTCGTTCCTGGTTGAACAAGCCGGCGGCGCCTCCACCGATGGTCACCAGCGCATCCTCGACATTCTGCCGGACGGCTTGCACCAGCGCGTAGCGGTGTTCCTCGGTTCGAAAGAAGAAGTCGCACGCATCACGGCTTACCACAAGGAATAA
- a CDS encoding DUF924 family protein codes for MTAPWQPLLEWWFGNAESPIETAAEKGKLWFGKRDSQDLEAQTRFGDWVEQALAGGLTDWAQRPDGWLALVLLLDQLPRMIFRDTPKSFAGDPRAQALVAQGIAADFDRQLRPIQRVFIYLVFEHCENLAVQNEAVSRYIDLVAQHPEAERKLFTDYLNYAEKHQQVIARFGRFPHRNAVLGRESTAEELAFLSGPGSRF; via the coding sequence ATGACCGCGCCCTGGCAGCCGTTGCTCGAATGGTGGTTCGGAAACGCCGAATCACCGATCGAAACAGCGGCAGAGAAGGGTAAGTTATGGTTCGGCAAGCGCGACAGCCAGGACCTCGAAGCGCAGACGCGTTTCGGGGACTGGGTCGAGCAGGCACTGGCCGGCGGATTGACTGACTGGGCGCAACGCCCCGACGGTTGGCTGGCCCTGGTGCTGCTGCTCGATCAACTTCCGCGAATGATCTTTCGCGACACTCCCAAATCCTTTGCAGGCGATCCCAGGGCGCAGGCTCTCGTAGCGCAAGGCATTGCTGCGGATTTCGATCGACAGTTGCGGCCGATTCAGCGGGTGTTTATCTACCTGGTGTTTGAGCATTGCGAGAATCTGGCGGTGCAGAATGAAGCGGTCTCGCGCTATATCGACCTTGTGGCACAGCACCCGGAGGCCGAGCGGAAACTTTTTACCGACTATCTGAACTATGCCGAGAAGCATCAGCAGGTGATTGCGCGGTTTGGGCGGTTTCCACACAGGAATGCGGTATTGGGAAGGGAATCGACGGCTGAGGAGTTGGCGTTTCTTTCGGGGCCAGGGTCTCGGTTTTAG
- a CDS encoding methyl-accepting chemotaxis protein, producing MFNSDQQASRTSSVAAAINELGAAAQEIAQNAALASQHSSDARALAEDGQQVVDKTIAAMQQLSAKISDSCGNIETLNSNTVNIGQILEVITSISQQTNLLALNAAIEAARAGEAGRGFAVVADEVRNLAHRTQDSAQQVQKMIEELQVGAREAVSTMTDSQRQSESSVGIANQAGERLGSVTQRIGEIDGMNQSVATATEEQTAVVESINVDITEINTLNQEGVENLQATLRACSDLEQQAARLKQLVGSFRI from the coding sequence ATGTTCAACTCCGACCAGCAAGCTTCGCGCACCAGCAGCGTGGCCGCGGCGATCAACGAACTGGGCGCCGCCGCCCAGGAAATCGCCCAGAACGCCGCCCTCGCCTCGCAGCACTCCAGCGACGCGCGCGCCCTGGCCGAAGACGGTCAGCAGGTGGTGGATAAAACCATCGCGGCGATGCAACAGCTCTCGGCGAAGATCAGCGATTCCTGCGGCAACATCGAGACGCTCAACAGCAACACGGTGAACATCGGGCAGATTCTGGAAGTGATCACCAGCATCTCGCAGCAGACCAACCTGCTGGCATTGAACGCCGCCATCGAAGCGGCACGGGCCGGTGAAGCCGGTCGCGGTTTTGCCGTGGTCGCCGATGAAGTGCGCAACCTCGCCCACCGCACCCAGGATTCGGCGCAGCAAGTGCAGAAGATGATCGAGGAACTGCAAGTCGGCGCCCGCGAAGCGGTGAGCACCATGACCGACAGCCAGCGCCAGAGCGAAAGCAGCGTGGGCATCGCCAACCAGGCGGGCGAGCGTCTGGGCAGCGTGACCCAGCGGATCGGCGAGATCGACGGGATGAACCAGTCCGTGGCGACGGCGACCGAAGAGCAGACCGCCGTGGTGGAATCGATCAACGTCGACATCACCGAGATCAACACGCTGAATCAGGAGGGTGTGGAGAACCTGCAGGCGACGTTGCGCGCGTGTTCTGATCTTGAGCAGCAGGCGGCGCGGTTGAAGCAGTTGGTGGGCAGTTTCAGAATCTGA
- a CDS encoding lipocalin family protein, which yields MKRLLILLFAGLVLAGCATSGEDPLAPKTVASVNLKKYQGTWYELARLPMYFQRNCAQSEAHYTLKPDGNVLVLNRCLTADWQWEEAKGTAYPQVPGKTDKLWVEFDNWFSRLLPGVAKGQYWVLYVSDDYKTAIVGDPSRRYLWLLSRTPTVNGVVREELLSKARQQGYDTTRLIWRATDTQMAKTSN from the coding sequence ATGAAACGGTTATTGATCCTCCTTTTTGCCGGCCTGGTATTGGCTGGCTGTGCCACTTCTGGCGAAGATCCATTGGCGCCGAAAACCGTCGCCAGCGTCAATTTGAAGAAGTACCAAGGGACCTGGTACGAGTTGGCACGTCTGCCGATGTATTTTCAGCGCAACTGTGCGCAATCCGAAGCCCATTACACGCTCAAGCCGGACGGTAACGTGCTGGTGCTGAACCGCTGCCTGACGGCGGATTGGCAGTGGGAAGAGGCCAAGGGCACGGCGTATCCGCAAGTGCCAGGCAAGACCGACAAGCTGTGGGTCGAGTTCGACAACTGGTTCTCGCGATTGCTGCCGGGTGTGGCGAAGGGGCAATACTGGGTGTTGTACGTCAGCGATGACTACAAGACTGCCATCGTCGGTGATCCTAGTCGCCGGTATCTGTGGCTGCTGTCGCGAACCCCTACGGTCAACGGCGTAGTGCGCGAAGAGCTGCTGAGCAAGGCGCGTCAGCAGGGATATGACACGACGCGGCTGATCTGGCGTGCGACGGATACGCAGATGGCCAAGACCTCGAACTGA
- a CDS encoding formimidoylglutamate deiminase — translation MSAFFAERALLPSGWANNVRLEVSADGVLTHVQANSNADDAERLSGPLLPGMPNLHSHAFQRAMAGLAEVAGNPNDSFWTWRDLMYRLVGKISPDQLGVIARQLYIEMLKAGYTSVAEFHYVHHDTSGQPYADPAELALRISQAASSAGIGLTLLPVLYSHSGFGGQTPNDGQRRFINSTENYLKLQSRLQPILAQQPAQSLGLCFHSLRAVTPQQISEVLAASDKQCPVHIHIAEQQKEVDDCLSWSGRRPLQWLYENTEVDQRWCLVHATHANPEEVALMAKSRAIAGLCLTTEANLGDGIFPAVDFLAQGGRLGIGSDSHVSLSVVEELRWLEYGQRLRDQRRNRLYGADQPMVGRTLYDAALDGGAQALGQPIGALTVGKRADWLVLDGNDPYLATASGDGILNRWLFAGGDRQVRDVLVNGQWVVRDGRHAAEEESNRAFTQVLRDLLG, via the coding sequence ATGTCCGCCTTCTTTGCCGAACGCGCGCTGCTGCCTAGTGGATGGGCCAACAATGTACGTCTTGAGGTCAGCGCCGACGGCGTTTTGACCCATGTCCAGGCCAATTCCAACGCAGATGACGCCGAACGGCTAAGCGGTCCACTGCTGCCGGGCATGCCGAATCTGCACTCCCACGCCTTCCAGCGGGCGATGGCCGGATTGGCCGAAGTGGCCGGTAATCCGAACGACAGTTTCTGGACCTGGCGCGATCTGATGTACCGGCTCGTCGGAAAAATCAGCCCCGATCAGCTCGGTGTAATCGCCCGTCAGCTGTACATCGAAATGCTCAAGGCCGGTTACACCTCGGTCGCGGAATTTCATTACGTGCACCACGACACCAGCGGCCAGCCGTATGCGGATCCGGCCGAACTGGCGCTGCGCATCAGCCAGGCGGCCAGTTCCGCCGGTATCGGCTTGACCTTGCTGCCGGTGCTCTACAGCCATTCCGGTTTCGGTGGCCAGACGCCGAACGATGGCCAGCGTCGCTTTATCAACAGCACTGAAAATTACCTGAAGCTGCAGTCGCGCTTGCAGCCGATCCTGGCGCAGCAACCGGCACAATCGCTGGGTCTGTGTTTCCACTCATTGCGCGCGGTCACCCCACAGCAAATCAGCGAAGTACTGGCGGCCAGCGACAAGCAGTGTCCGGTGCACATTCACATCGCCGAACAGCAGAAGGAAGTCGATGACTGCCTGAGCTGGAGCGGTCGTCGCCCCCTGCAATGGCTGTACGAAAACACCGAAGTCGATCAGCGCTGGTGCCTGGTGCACGCGACTCACGCCAACCCGGAAGAGGTCGCGCTGATGGCCAAGAGTCGCGCCATCGCCGGCCTGTGCCTGACCACCGAAGCCAACCTCGGCGACGGGATTTTCCCGGCGGTGGATTTCCTCGCGCAGGGCGGACGCCTGGGTATCGGGTCCGACAGCCATGTGTCATTGAGCGTTGTGGAAGAGTTGCGTTGGCTGGAATACGGCCAGCGCCTGCGCGATCAGCGGCGTAATCGGCTGTATGGCGCGGATCAGCCGATGGTTGGCCGCACGCTATATGACGCTGCGCTGGATGGCGGCGCTCAGGCGCTGGGGCAGCCGATCGGTGCGCTGACGGTTGGCAAACGTGCGGATTGGCTGGTGCTGGACGGCAACGATCCGTACCTGGCAACGGCCAGCGGTGACGGGATCCTCAATCGTTGGTTGTTTGCCGGCGGCGATCGCCAGGTGCGCGATGTGCTGGTCAATGGCCAGTGGGTGGTGCGTGACGGGCGTCATGCAGCAGAAGAAGAAAGTAACCGCGCGTTTACCCAAGTCCTGCGCGACCTCCTGGGCTGA
- the hutC gene encoding histidine utilization repressor: MGDSPAPLYARVKQMITQQIDSGNWPPHYRVPSESELVSQLGFSRMTINRALREMTADGLLVRMQGVGTFVAEPKSQSALFEVHNIADEIASRGHRHTCQVITLEEEAAGSERALALDMREGQKVFHSLIVHFENDIPVQIEDRFVNALVAPDYLKQDFTLQTPYAYLNQVAPLTEGEHVVEAILAEASECKLLQIEKGEPCLLIRRRTWSGRQPVTAARLIHPGSRHRLEGRFHK, translated from the coding sequence ATGGGCGACAGTCCGGCGCCCTTGTACGCTCGCGTCAAACAAATGATCACCCAGCAGATCGACAGTGGAAACTGGCCGCCGCACTACCGCGTTCCGTCGGAAAGCGAGTTGGTCAGCCAACTCGGGTTCAGTCGCATGACCATCAACCGCGCGCTGCGCGAGATGACCGCCGACGGCCTGTTGGTGCGTATGCAGGGCGTCGGCACGTTCGTCGCCGAGCCGAAAAGCCAGTCTGCGCTGTTTGAAGTACACAACATCGCCGACGAAATCGCCTCCCGTGGCCATCGCCATACATGCCAGGTGATCACGCTTGAAGAAGAGGCCGCCGGTTCCGAGCGCGCCCTGGCCCTGGACATGCGTGAAGGCCAAAAGGTCTTCCACTCGCTGATCGTGCATTTCGAAAACGACATTCCGGTGCAAATCGAAGACCGTTTCGTCAACGCGCTGGTGGCGCCGGACTACCTCAAGCAGGACTTCACCCTGCAAACGCCTTACGCCTATCTGAACCAGGTCGCGCCGCTGACTGAAGGCGAGCACGTGGTCGAGGCGATTCTGGCCGAGGCCAGCGAGTGCAAATTGCTGCAGATTGAAAAGGGCGAGCCGTGCCTGCTGATCCGTCGCCGTACCTGGTCCGGCCGTCAGCCAGTGACTGCCGCCCGTTTGATCCACCCCGGTTCCCGTCATCGTCTGGAAGGTCGGTTTCACAAATGA
- a CDS encoding HutD/Ves family protein, which produces MSQVKVLRAVDYPRMPWKNGGGSTEEITRDAGTGLDGFGWRLSIADIAESGGFSTFAGYERIITVLQGDGMTLSVDGQFTRPLLPLDPYAFSGESQVSCTLLGGPIRDFNLIYAPQRYSARLQWLDGEQRFFSEAGTVLVFSVSEALEVTVENNAQQLGRHDCLQLVGNTGLLDVSSNGACCVIELTAH; this is translated from the coding sequence ATGAGTCAGGTCAAGGTTTTACGCGCTGTCGATTACCCACGCATGCCATGGAAAAATGGCGGTGGCAGTACCGAAGAAATCACCCGCGACGCGGGCACTGGCCTTGATGGTTTCGGCTGGCGCCTGTCAATTGCCGATATCGCCGAGTCGGGCGGGTTTTCGACCTTCGCCGGTTACGAGCGGATCATCACGGTGTTGCAGGGCGACGGCATGACCTTGTCGGTGGATGGCCAGTTCACGCGGCCGTTGTTACCGTTGGACCCCTATGCCTTCAGCGGCGAGAGCCAGGTGTCCTGCACGTTGCTGGGTGGTCCGATTCGCGACTTCAACCTGATTTATGCGCCGCAGCGTTACAGCGCGCGGTTGCAGTGGCTGGACGGCGAGCAGCGGTTTTTCAGCGAGGCCGGGACGGTGCTGGTGTTCAGTGTGAGCGAAGCGCTTGAGGTGACGGTCGAAAACAATGCCCAGCAATTGGGTCGTCATGATTGCCTGCAACTCGTCGGTAACACCGGCCTGCTGGACGTCTCCAGCAACGGCGCCTGCTGCGTGATCGAGCTGACTGCACACTGA